A region from the Rufibacter sp. DG15C genome encodes:
- the menB gene encoding 1,4-dihydroxy-2-naphthoyl-CoA synthase → MNSNYNWSTLKEYKEILFQFYNGIAKISINRPQVHNAFTPRTVAEMIDAMNICRDNSDIGVIILTGEGGKAFCSGGDQSVRGHGGYIGEDTVPRLNVLDLQMQIRRIPKPVIAMVAGWAIGGGHVLHVVCDLSIAAHNAKFGQTGPKVGSFDGGFGASYLARVVGQKKAREIWYLCDQYNAQDALDMGLVNKVVPLEQLEETTVAWCEKILEKSPLALRMLKASFNAELDGQSGIQQLAGDATLLYYLSDEAKEGKNAFLEKRKPDFSKYPKFP, encoded by the coding sequence ATGAACAGCAACTACAACTGGTCTACCCTTAAAGAATACAAAGAAATCCTTTTCCAATTTTATAACGGCATCGCCAAAATCAGCATTAACCGTCCGCAGGTGCACAACGCGTTTACGCCCCGCACCGTCGCTGAGATGATTGATGCCATGAACATCTGCCGTGACAACTCAGACATTGGCGTGATCATCCTGACCGGCGAAGGTGGCAAGGCTTTCTGCTCAGGTGGCGACCAGAGCGTGCGTGGCCACGGCGGCTACATTGGCGAGGACACCGTGCCACGGTTGAACGTGTTAGATCTGCAGATGCAGATTAGACGCATTCCTAAACCGGTGATTGCCATGGTGGCCGGTTGGGCCATTGGCGGCGGACACGTTTTGCACGTGGTGTGTGATTTGTCTATTGCGGCTCACAACGCTAAGTTTGGTCAGACGGGACCTAAGGTTGGTTCGTTTGACGGTGGTTTTGGCGCTTCTTACCTGGCCCGCGTGGTAGGTCAGAAGAAAGCCCGCGAAATCTGGTACCTCTGCGACCAGTACAACGCGCAAGACGCGCTGGACATGGGCCTGGTGAACAAGGTTGTGCCGTTGGAGCAACTAGAGGAAACCACCGTAGCCTGGTGTGAAAAAATCCTGGAGAAAAGCCCGCTGGCCCTGCGCATGCTCAAAGCCTCTTTCAACGCCGAGTTGGACGGACAGTCCGGTATTCAGCAGTTGGCTGGGGATGCTACCTTGTTGTATTACCTCTCAGACGAAGCCAAAGAAGGCAAGAACGCCTTTCTGGAAAAGCGCAAGCCAGACTTCTCCAAGTATCCTAAGTTCCCATGA
- a CDS encoding AMP-binding protein, protein MPDHLLLNGKKFFLDEVQEYSYRESIPLDGYEIKTLEFCKNWLLGVQEFPVMTSGSTGTPKVITLTREQMEASAQRTLRIFNLQPEDKVLVCLNTEYIAGMMMLVRGLVGQLHMTIIEPIGNPLANVDADASFDFVAMVPLQLQMLLEQTPEKVDQLNQMKAVLLGGAAIHRNLEEAVQSLQVPVYQSYGMTETVSHVAVRQLNGKDRSEYYVAPQEVILGQDERGCLTISAEVTNHEILVTNDLVELRDAHSFKWLGRADNIINSGGVKVQLEKVEQALGDAMSNLGMNRRFFAAALPDEALGERLIAVLEGSPLAEEEEKNLKGMLNETLSKYEIPKQFGYLPRLPETATGKVDRRGGMALL, encoded by the coding sequence ATGCCTGACCACCTGCTGTTAAATGGAAAGAAGTTTTTTCTGGATGAAGTGCAAGAGTACTCTTACCGGGAGAGTATTCCCTTGGACGGCTATGAGATCAAGACGCTGGAGTTCTGCAAGAACTGGCTGCTGGGCGTGCAGGAGTTTCCAGTGATGACCTCGGGCAGTACTGGTACGCCCAAAGTAATTACCTTGACGCGGGAGCAGATGGAGGCTAGCGCCCAACGCACGCTTCGTATTTTTAATCTTCAGCCCGAGGACAAAGTGCTGGTCTGCCTCAACACTGAATACATTGCCGGTATGATGATGCTGGTGCGTGGGTTGGTGGGGCAGCTACACATGACCATAATAGAACCAATCGGGAATCCCTTGGCCAACGTAGACGCAGACGCCTCTTTTGACTTCGTGGCCATGGTACCCTTGCAATTGCAGATGCTTTTAGAGCAGACGCCTGAGAAGGTAGACCAACTCAATCAAATGAAAGCGGTGCTCTTAGGCGGGGCCGCCATTCACAGAAATTTAGAAGAAGCAGTCCAAAGCCTGCAAGTGCCCGTTTACCAAAGCTATGGCATGACCGAGACCGTCTCGCATGTGGCAGTGCGCCAGTTGAACGGCAAAGACCGAAGCGAGTATTACGTGGCTCCCCAGGAAGTGATCTTGGGACAAGACGAAAGAGGTTGCCTCACCATCTCCGCAGAGGTCACCAACCATGAGATACTGGTGACCAATGACCTGGTAGAGTTACGCGACGCCCATTCCTTTAAATGGCTGGGCCGTGCGGATAATATCATCAATTCTGGCGGCGTAAAAGTGCAGCTAGAGAAAGTAGAACAGGCTTTGGGAGATGCTATGTCTAACTTAGGAATGAACCGCCGGTTTTTTGCCGCGGCTCTGCCAGACGAGGCTTTGGGGGAACGCTTAATCGCCGTTTTGGAGGGTTCACCGCTTGCCGAAGAAGAAGAGAAAAACTTGAAAGGAATGCTGAATGAGACCTTAAGCAAGTATGAGATTCCCAAGCAATTCGGGTACCTGCCCAGGCTACCAGAAACCGCTACAGGCAAGGTAGACCGAAGAGGCGGCATGGCTTTATTGTAA